A region of the Candidatus Nanosynbacter lyticus genome:
TCACTGAAATCATGTAAAACGTCAGCAATATAAACACCCTTTGGGCTAATTGCATAATTAATAATCTGAGGATTTTTGTTTGATAGGGTAAATAAGGCCACTGCCATAATAGGTAGCAAGGCAGCAAAGGTCCAGTTCTTAAATACTAGAATAGCTAAAGCTATTAGCCCAACTAGGATAATCGCAAATATTATGTACCAAATTTTTCCACGCTGAACTTGCACTCCTTCTGGGGCGTTCCAGGCAATTGGTTCAGTTAGATCAAGTCTATCTGATGAGGTTGGTTCGAATCCCTGTTGTTCTGGATTATCATTCATGCTGTTAGTATATCACGGCAAGAATAAGTGAACAATTAAACGTTAGTGGTTGAACCGCCGCTTAATGCTGCGCCAAGGATAAAGTTAATGATAGCATAAGCAAAAACTGCGACTAGCAGACCAACAATTGCATATAAAATGGTGTTTTTAGCGTTTGTGACTGATTCTTTCTTGCCACCAGATATGACATAGCGAAAACCGCCAAAAATTAGCATAACAACACTTAATACGCCGACTGCAAATAGCATAATATTTATGGCACGCTTTATGATTGATGAATCGCCATTAACTAGATTGGATGGAGTATTATCCCCCCGGGCTGCACCAATACCAGCCGAAGCACCACCTTCACCAAGAGCAGATACCGGTGTGGCTGCTAGGGCTACTCCTAATCCAATCGTAAGTAATGCCGTGACAATCTTAGAAATATATCCTTGTATCATAATTACATTATACCTCATTTATCATAAAGCTGTTAATTATTACACTTATATGATACACTAAATAGTGAATTTGGAGGAGTACCCAAGTGGCTGAAGGGGACGGTTTGCTAAATCGTTAGTACGGAGAGATCTGTAGCGGGAGTTCGAATCTCCCCTCCTCCGCCAAATCAAACCTGGAAGGGTGACCGAGTGGTTGAAGGTACCGGTCTTGAAAACCGGCGTGCGGTAAAACGTACCGAGGGTTCGAATCCCTCCCCTTCCGCCAAGATTGCAAGATGAAATGTTCGCCAAAACGAGGCGAATATTTTTATGTAGTGAAATATACTTGACAAAAAACAAATCTTATGCTAGCATAATAACCAGTATTCTAAAAAATAGATACAAAAAAGAAAGAACAAAATGAATTTAGTGCAACAGTTTTTTACTGCTACAGCTATGCTAGTGAGCTTAAACGTAGCGTTTAGTATATTTATTCATGATACTAACATTGATAAGGCATTTTTATCATCTTGGAAAATGTATAGTGTTCATGGTGATGTTGAGAGTGACGGAAAAATGCCGGAAACTAATCCACACACCCATCCAGAACACTCAGATCTGTCTAATGTATTAAAGGAGAGCTCAGCGCGTCCACGGACCACGCCTCGTAACAACGATAAAAAGCGACTGCGTCAAAAATATGCTGCTCGCGGACAACATACTTTTGATGGATATCACCTTGATCTTGACGCTGTAAGCTAGACTATTTCAAGCTAATTACTTCTAATTCTGAAACCAGCCGAGCAATGATTTTTTCCTGCTCGGCTAATTGTTCGCGAGTTTCCTCAACAAGGTGTGTTGGGGCTTTCTCAATGTAAGTTGGGTTGTCTAGTCGTTTCTGTAATCCTGACAATTTTTGGCGTGCTTCTGCTAATCTAACCTCAAGATTTTCCTGATGCTGATATAGAGTTTCGCTATCAATATCCAGCCACGCTTCCCTGTTTGCCGCAGCTAAACGAAGGCCACGCGGCTGATCTGTATGTTCGACTGACTCGAGGCGCATCAGATGTTTAATAGTGTCCTGGTTATCAGAAATTAGACTGTCGTTACCGTATAATAATCGATATTTTTTATTACCTGGCAATTCAGCAATCACCCAGCGGCCCTCGGTAACTAGTGTCTTTAACTGTTCGAATTGCTCAGCGGCAATTGGGTCAAATTTTTCTGGAGTCGGCCAAGTTTCACGCATTAAGATTCCATCGGTATAGTTAAGAGTTTGCCAAATTGTTTCCGTAACAAACGGCGCAAATGGGTGTGCAATTTTTAGAGAAGTCGCCAGTACCCATGATAATAGTGGGCGGTTAATTGAAGTTTTAGATGATTCGATATACCAGTCGGCTACGTCGTCCCAAATGGTATGGTAAACCGTTTCTGATGCTTCAGAAAAACGATACTGCTCTAGTCGAATGGCCACGTTATTGGCAGCGTCATTTAATTGACGAATAATCCAGTGGTCGGCCAGAGTTTGTGGCTCCAGCTCGACAATTTGATGATTATCGCCAATTTGTGCCTCAACAAATCGGGCTATATTCCAGAGTTTATTGCAGAAATTACGTGCAGCAATAACCGAACCTTTATTAAAGGCCTGATGTTGGGCTGGGGCGCGACCAGCGATAATTCCCATGCGCGTGGCATCTGAGCCAAATTCAGCCACCAACTCCATTGGATTAATAACGTTGCCTTTGGACTTAGACATTTTTTGGTTATGCTCATCATTAACCATGCCGTGTAGATAAACCTCTTTGAAAGGTAGTTTACCTGTACGATATAGACTCAACATAATCATTCGAGATACCCAAGCGCGCATGATGTCCATGCCTGTTTCCATCAGGCTGGTTGGGAAATATTTGGCTAGTTCCCCGTCGCCTAAATAGTCAGTTACTACATATGGCCATTGACCGGATGAGAACCAGGTGTCGAAGGTGTCTTCTTCTCTAATATATGTTGTGTTATTCACAACAATCTTCTGTTCATTAGTACGAGTGTCGAATATCCAATCTTTAGGATTATTTTCATTAACAAATGCTGGAATTGGAATTCCCCACGGGATTTGACGCGAGATATTCCAGTCCTTTAGCTGTTTGAGATATGAGATAAGCTCGCGGCTTTTAGAGGCGGGATAAAAAGTAACTTCTCCCCTTTCAAGCGCATCAATTGCTGGTTTGGCCAAAGGCTCCATTTTAATAAACCATTGCTCCTTAACCATTGGTTCAATAACGCTACCACATTTATAACAATGACCGACAGCATGCTCAATATTGCTTTCACCGCGGCGCAATTCCAGTGCGTCTAGGGCTTCTAAAACTCGAGCACGGGCTTCTTCTGGGGTTAACCCTAAGAATTGTGCAGGAACATTTATCATCTTGCCTGCTTGGCTAATGATTGACTCTAAAGGCAAATCGTGTCGTTTGGCAATTTCAAAATCGTTCGGATCGTGGGCTGGAGTAATCTTAACCGCGCCAGTGCCATAACTCATATCAACGTATTCGTCTGCAATAATTGGAATTTCTTTATCAATAATTGGTAATAAAATACGTGTACCAATGAGGTGCTTGTATCTTTCGTCATCTGGGTGGACTGCTACTGCTACGTCGCCAAGCATAGTTTCGGGGCGAGTGGTAGCCACGATAATCTCGCCAATTTTGTCCAATGTTGGGTAAGCTATTTGCCATAACTTCCCCTTTTCATTCTTATGTTCTACTTCAATATCAGCGAAACTAGTTTGGTGTTTAGTGCAGTAATTAACGATGCGCTCACCTCTGTAGATTAGATCATCATCCCACATCTTTTTGAAGGTGTCATATACAGTGCTAATAACTTTATTATCCAAGGTAAACGTTAGATGTTTCCAAGAAGCACTAATACCTAGAGCGCGCAGTTGTAGTTCCATATTACCGCGCTTTTCTTGGACGAAATTCCAGACTTGGCTATAGAGCTGATCTCGAGAAAAATCAAACCGGCTCTTCCCTTGCTTGGTCAATTCCCTCTCATACACTACCCAAGTCTCGAAGCCAGCATGATCGGCACCAGGAATAAATATCGCATCATCACCCTTCATACGGTGATAGCGGATCATAATGTCCTTCAAATTCATATCCAAGGCGTGGCCTATATGTAAATTACCATTAGCGTTAGGCGGCGGCATAACTATAGAATATGGCTTACCTAACCCTGTCGGCTCTAGAGCGCCACTAGTTTCCCACATGGCATAAATGTTTGGTTCGTAATCATTTGGTATGTATTGTTTGGCTAGCTGCATAAGTAATTCCATGGTTTTTTCATGTGAAAAAAAGACAAAAGTAAATACAAGTACTTTTCACGTGTAAAAGCTTGCATTTATAGTATCCTTAATTTTCTCCATATGTTTA
Encoded here:
- a CDS encoding valine--tRNA ligase, with protein sequence MELLMQLAKQYIPNDYEPNIYAMWETSGALEPTGLGKPYSIVMPPPNANGNLHIGHALDMNLKDIMIRYHRMKGDDAIFIPGADHAGFETWVVYERELTKQGKSRFDFSRDQLYSQVWNFVQEKRGNMELQLRALGISASWKHLTFTLDNKVISTVYDTFKKMWDDDLIYRGERIVNYCTKHQTSFADIEVEHKNEKGKLWQIAYPTLDKIGEIIVATTRPETMLGDVAVAVHPDDERYKHLIGTRILLPIIDKEIPIIADEYVDMSYGTGAVKITPAHDPNDFEIAKRHDLPLESIISQAGKMINVPAQFLGLTPEEARARVLEALDALELRRGESNIEHAVGHCYKCGSVIEPMVKEQWFIKMEPLAKPAIDALERGEVTFYPASKSRELISYLKQLKDWNISRQIPWGIPIPAFVNENNPKDWIFDTRTNEQKIVVNNTTYIREEDTFDTWFSSGQWPYVVTDYLGDGELAKYFPTSLMETGMDIMRAWVSRMIMLSLYRTGKLPFKEVYLHGMVNDEHNQKMSKSKGNVINPMELVAEFGSDATRMGIIAGRAPAQHQAFNKGSVIAARNFCNKLWNIARFVEAQIGDNHQIVELEPQTLADHWIIRQLNDAANNVAIRLEQYRFSEASETVYHTIWDDVADWYIESSKTSINRPLLSWVLATSLKIAHPFAPFVTETIWQTLNYTDGILMRETWPTPEKFDPIAAEQFEQLKTLVTEGRWVIAELPGNKKYRLLYGNDSLISDNQDTIKHLMRLESVEHTDQPRGLRLAAANREAWLDIDSETLYQHQENLEVRLAEARQKLSGLQKRLDNPTYIEKAPTHLVEETREQLAEQEKIIARLVSELEVISLK